Proteins encoded together in one Pseudomonadota bacterium window:
- a CDS encoding phytoene/squalene synthase family protein produces the protein MNETINENIFRTHASSFYFASFWLGAKDFKSVSALYALCRKVDDIADDGVSKSKAFKQLTHVIESIQAKDITNEYVEHLSSIYPPVDAEIFTHLLLGVRSDTQPVAVSDEKELLQYCYQVAGTVGLMMCNVLKVNDPRALAHAIDLGIAMQLTNIARDVSDDAKIGRRYLPATWVNSCKAAEILSPSDEQEILIQTAVERLLVLAEKYYASGFVGLPFLSFRVRFVVLVAGRVYRRIGAKIRKSKFNVWGERIYTTKMEKLIELIVSSFICSAAPSIRCYKTGHNSTLHEALRGYPGANTEG, from the coding sequence ATGAACGAAACCATTAACGAAAATATCTTTCGCACCCATGCAAGTTCATTTTATTTTGCCAGCTTCTGGCTAGGCGCCAAGGATTTTAAGTCAGTATCCGCACTATACGCATTGTGCAGAAAGGTAGACGATATAGCTGACGATGGTGTCTCAAAAAGTAAAGCGTTCAAGCAACTCACTCATGTCATCGAAAGCATCCAAGCAAAAGACATTACCAATGAATACGTCGAACATTTATCGTCTATTTACCCACCAGTCGATGCTGAAATATTTACTCATTTATTATTGGGTGTAAGAAGCGACACCCAACCAGTGGCTGTATCAGATGAAAAAGAACTTTTACAATATTGTTACCAAGTAGCAGGCACGGTGGGTTTGATGATGTGTAATGTTCTCAAAGTAAATGACCCGCGGGCATTAGCACATGCAATCGACTTGGGTATTGCAATGCAATTAACTAATATTGCTCGTGATGTCAGCGATGACGCAAAGATTGGACGCCGCTATCTTCCGGCAACATGGGTGAATAGTTGTAAGGCTGCTGAGATCTTATCCCCCTCAGACGAACAAGAGATTCTCATACAAACCGCTGTAGAACGATTACTTGTTTTAGCAGAAAAATATTATGCTTCGGGCTTTGTTGGCCTTCCATTTTTGAGCTTTCGAGTGCGATTCGTAGTGCTGGTAGCCGGTCGAGTTTATCGGAGGATAGGCGCCAAGATTCGGAAATCTAAGTTCAATGTTTGGGGCGAGCGCATCTACACGACTAAAATGGAAAAACTAATCGAGCTGATAGTTTCTAGCTTTATATGTTCTGCCGCTCCATCAATACGGTGTTATAAAACAGGCCACAACAGTACTTTACATGAGGCTTTGAGAGGATACCCGGGAGCCAATACTGAGGGATAA
- the crtI gene encoding phytoene desaturase family protein produces MKDAVVIGGGFGGIAASLRLRAKGYSVELFERNAEIGGRAQVFKLDGFTHDAGPTVITAPFLFEELFNLFGKKLSDYITLVPVNPWYRFYFPDETQFNYGGTLEDTLSEIRKFEPGDTEGYLKLLNHSKQIFEVAFDELSDQPFHEFSLLFKTTPSLVKLKSYKTVWQLVSTYLKNEKLRQAFSIQPLLLGGSPFDTTCIYSLIHFLERKWGIYFPIGGTGALVQALKKLMDEEGIKITTNTTIEKIIVENQTTTGVINNSGNKVGADIVVSNADPMHMYGSMISRSDQSITARAKHRLSKVSMGLYVLYFGTRRTYSDVAHHTIWMGTRYKELLKDIFDRKILADDFSLYLHRPTATDPNFAPAGCDSFYVLCPVPNLLGSVDWEIEGPLLQERIVNALGNTILPDLASTICSTFFMTPEDFKDNYLTAYGSGFSVAPTFKQSAWFRFHNKAEGPKNLFLVGAGTHPGAGLPGVISSAKVVDKMIPQSK; encoded by the coding sequence ATGAAGGATGCTGTTGTAATTGGTGGAGGTTTTGGCGGTATTGCCGCATCTTTGAGGCTAAGGGCGAAGGGCTATAGTGTTGAGCTTTTTGAACGTAACGCAGAAATAGGCGGCAGAGCTCAAGTTTTTAAATTGGACGGATTCACACATGATGCCGGCCCTACGGTAATAACCGCCCCATTTTTATTTGAAGAACTTTTCAATCTCTTCGGAAAGAAACTGTCGGATTACATCACCCTTGTACCTGTCAATCCCTGGTACCGCTTTTATTTCCCTGATGAAACACAGTTTAATTATGGTGGAACATTGGAGGACACACTTTCCGAGATACGAAAATTTGAGCCAGGTGATACCGAGGGGTATCTGAAACTTCTCAACCATTCAAAACAAATATTTGAGGTTGCTTTTGATGAATTATCCGACCAGCCATTCCATGAATTTAGCTTGCTGTTTAAAACAACTCCCTCATTAGTAAAGCTTAAGTCCTACAAGACAGTTTGGCAGTTAGTAAGTACCTATCTGAAAAATGAAAAATTACGCCAGGCGTTTTCTATACAACCACTTCTTCTTGGTGGGAGCCCATTTGATACAACGTGTATTTATTCCTTGATCCATTTTCTCGAGCGCAAATGGGGTATTTATTTTCCGATCGGTGGCACTGGCGCTTTAGTGCAAGCCTTAAAAAAATTAATGGACGAGGAAGGCATAAAAATCACCACTAATACTACGATTGAAAAAATTATCGTTGAAAATCAAACAACCACAGGAGTTATAAATAACTCAGGCAATAAAGTTGGTGCGGATATAGTTGTTTCAAATGCTGACCCAATGCACATGTATGGCAGCATGATATCAAGGAGCGACCAATCAATAACAGCACGCGCCAAGCACAGATTATCGAAAGTTTCGATGGGTCTTTACGTATTATACTTCGGAACACGTCGGACCTACTCAGATGTAGCGCATCACACTATTTGGATGGGGACCCGCTACAAAGAGCTGTTAAAGGATATTTTTGATCGCAAAATTTTAGCGGATGATTTTTCACTTTACCTTCATCGTCCTACAGCTACAGATCCTAATTTTGCACCTGCAGGGTGTGATTCATTTTACGTTCTGTGTCCTGTCCCAAATCTTCTTGGTTCAGTAGATTGGGAAATCGAGGGGCCACTTCTCCAAGAAAGAATCGTTAACGCACTTGGTAATACCATTCTTCCCGATCTTGCATCAACGATTTGCTCGACTTTTTTCATGACACCAGAAGATTTTAAGGATAACTATCTCACTGCATATGGGAGTGGGTTTTCTGTAGCGCCAACATTTAAACAATCTGCTTGGTTTCGGTTTCATAATAAAGCAGAGGGCCCGAAGAATTTATTTTTAGTGGGAGCCGGAACCCACCCGGGGGCAGGATTGCCAGGGGTCATTAGCTCTGCAAAGGTAGTAGATAAAATGATACCTCAGTCAAAATAA
- a CDS encoding polyprenyl synthetase family protein — MMVHALRHSDTSMFDTSERVSALSSIENRMLELVSCADDLHSDIKTAVHYHLNGEGRRIRAQLAIDSSFALDLDSDDTIAIGATVELLHNASLVHDDLQDRDEMRRGAPSVWAKFGEPIAICVGDLLISAAYAASASLKRTTNSANFIQTVHSSVSRTIYGQSADLYAQVHKPKELNIYEQIAAAKSGPLLSMPMELPLIVAGHNDKIEACRRALNYYAIAYQIADDINDIDLDQRFEDDQVRLNAVLIFGEGTVTKDAISRSTERLNQLLQLALKEAEELPSSCHDTLTRYCHFLTKRQ; from the coding sequence ATGATGGTTCATGCCTTACGCCATTCCGATACTAGTATGTTCGATACGAGTGAAAGAGTGTCTGCTCTGTCCAGTATTGAAAACAGAATGCTTGAACTCGTGTCATGCGCTGATGACCTGCATTCAGATATAAAAACTGCCGTACACTACCACCTGAACGGCGAAGGCAGGAGAATACGGGCGCAGTTAGCTATCGATAGTAGTTTCGCGCTGGACCTAGACTCAGATGATACAATCGCGATAGGTGCAACAGTTGAATTACTTCACAATGCATCTCTAGTACATGACGATTTGCAAGACAGAGATGAAATGCGCAGGGGAGCACCTAGTGTATGGGCAAAGTTTGGTGAACCAATTGCCATTTGTGTTGGAGACCTGCTGATATCAGCTGCCTATGCTGCCAGCGCAAGCCTCAAAAGAACTACTAATTCGGCAAATTTTATACAAACCGTCCATAGTAGCGTATCTAGAACCATTTATGGACAATCCGCAGATCTCTATGCACAGGTACATAAGCCCAAAGAGCTGAACATCTATGAGCAAATAGCAGCAGCCAAGTCAGGGCCTCTATTAAGCATGCCAATGGAATTACCTTTAATCGTTGCCGGTCATAACGACAAAATTGAAGCATGTAGGAGAGCATTAAATTATTATGCGATAGCATATCAAATCGCCGACGACATCAATGACATTGACTTGGACCAACGCTTTGAGGACGATCAAGTTCGATTGAATGCGGTGTTAATTTTCGGTGAAGGGACTGTCACTAAAGATGCAATAAGCCGATCTACCGAAAGATTAAATCAATTATTGCAATTAGCACTCAAAGAAGCCGAGGAATTGCCCTCATCATGCCATGATACCTTGACACGGTATTGTCATTTTCTAACTAAGAGACAATGA